One genomic segment of Alphaproteobacteria bacterium HT1-32 includes these proteins:
- a CDS encoding response regulator, giving the protein MGDRILIAEDEPFIVESLDFLLSREGYEISSVSDGDMVCDTMQTIRPVLLILDIMLPSANGFDILRRLRSIPETSAIPVLVLTAKGQESDRVRMQNLGADGFMTKPFSNRTLVEEVHKLTGRNNGQERMEDAGKQTPS; this is encoded by the coding sequence GTGGGTGACAGAATACTGATCGCCGAAGATGAGCCATTCATCGTTGAATCGCTGGACTTTCTGCTGTCGCGGGAAGGCTACGAAATCAGTTCGGTGAGTGATGGGGATATGGTTTGCGATACCATGCAGACGATCAGGCCGGTGCTGCTGATTCTGGATATCATGCTGCCGTCGGCTAATGGTTTCGATATCCTCCGGCGTCTTCGGTCTATACCCGAAACCAGTGCAATACCTGTGCTGGTGCTGACCGCGAAAGGTCAGGAGTCGGATCGTGTCCGGATGCAGAATCTTGGTGCAGACGGTTTCATGACAAAGCCATTTTCAAACCGGACGCTGGTGGAAGAGGTCCATAAGCTGACGGGCAGGAACAACGGTCAGGAACGGATGGAAGATGCCGGCAAGCAGACGCCTTCGTGA
- a CDS encoding ImmA/IrrE family metallo-endopeptidase, translated as MARFPIGQRIRHRRMENRISQTALAQDVGISAAYLNLIEHDKRQIGGALLGRIAACLDIDRRDLSGEEEGELIQELEAILRVQDLKGLDEDAAREMVARNADWAEALIILHRRYRNMSEQALALSDRLGQDPSLVALSHAILTQITSIRSFAEILQDVDDLEPASRQRFSGIIASQSDQLGSDARAMIELLSGDGGRPEGSSPEKETDDFIIWNRNYFPALEEAVDRLRGELGQLDERLGVSIADRLTERHGITLTFGNNDPALPPNVLNLDESAPEPTRRFRHARHLAGLEFGPLLEELVRDERLTKEESRDRARHALQSYAAAALLMPYDAFFEAAESERYDIERLAGRFRGSIEQVSHRLVTLRRPGSEGIPFSFLRVDPAGNISKPFSIPDLRMPRFGGACPLWALYEALGSPDRTVAQMAEMPGGDRYLFIARRVSRPTDGFRNPPTVHAIMLGCEAVNASRTVYGDGFQRPVVKTGFNCRSCPRERCGQRAVPPIRREPSQKSAD; from the coding sequence ATGGCCCGCTTTCCGATCGGCCAGAGAATTCGCCACCGGCGTATGGAAAACAGGATATCGCAGACCGCACTGGCGCAGGATGTCGGCATTTCTGCTGCCTATCTGAATCTGATCGAACATGACAAGCGGCAGATTGGTGGTGCCCTGCTGGGACGCATTGCCGCCTGTCTGGATATCGACCGCAGAGACCTGAGCGGAGAAGAAGAAGGCGAACTTATCCAGGAACTGGAGGCGATCCTCCGTGTTCAGGATCTGAAAGGTCTGGATGAAGATGCCGCCCGGGAAATGGTTGCCCGCAATGCAGACTGGGCAGAGGCCCTGATTATCCTGCATCGCCGTTACCGCAACATGTCGGAGCAGGCTTTGGCTCTGTCAGACCGGCTGGGACAGGACCCGTCACTGGTGGCACTCAGCCATGCCATCCTGACACAGATTACGTCGATCCGCTCATTCGCGGAAATTCTGCAGGATGTGGACGATCTTGAGCCGGCATCGCGCCAGCGGTTTTCCGGAATTATTGCATCGCAGAGTGATCAGCTCGGCTCGGATGCGCGGGCCATGATCGAGCTGCTCAGCGGAGACGGGGGACGACCGGAAGGAAGCTCTCCGGAAAAGGAGACTGATGATTTCATCATCTGGAACCGCAACTATTTCCCGGCGCTTGAAGAGGCGGTTGACCGGCTGCGGGGAGAGCTTGGCCAGCTTGATGAACGGCTGGGGGTCAGTATTGCCGACCGCCTGACCGAGCGGCATGGCATCACCCTGACATTCGGCAACAATGATCCGGCATTGCCGCCGAATGTGCTTAACCTCGATGAAAGTGCGCCCGAACCGACCCGGCGTTTTCGTCATGCCCGCCATCTCGCGGGTCTGGAGTTCGGGCCTCTGCTGGAAGAGCTGGTGCGTGATGAGCGGCTGACAAAGGAAGAGTCCCGCGACCGGGCAAGACATGCCCTGCAAAGCTATGCTGCGGCGGCGCTGCTGATGCCCTATGATGCGTTTTTCGAGGCGGCGGAATCCGAACGATACGATATCGAGCGGCTGGCCGGGCGCTTTCGCGGCAGTATCGAACAGGTCTCGCATCGGCTTGTCACGCTCCGCCGGCCCGGCAGTGAAGGTATTCCGTTCTCTTTCCTGCGGGTGGACCCTGCGGGCAATATTTCGAAACCTTTCAGCATCCCCGATCTTCGCATGCCGCGGTTTGGCGGGGCCTGCCCACTCTGGGCGCTATATGAGGCGCTGGGGTCGCCGGACAGAACCGTTGCGCAGATGGCAGAAATGCCCGGCGGCGACCGCTATCTTTTCATTGCCCGGCGGGTTTCCCGCCCGACGGACGGCTTTCGCAACCCGCCAACGGTCCATGCCATCATGCTGGGATGCGAAGCGGTGAACGCCAGCCGGACGGTTTATGGTGACGGGTTCCAGCGACCGGTGGTGAAGACGGGTTTCAATTGCCGGTCCTGTCCGCGGGAGAGATGTGGCCAGCGGGCCGTGCCGCCGATCAGGCGGGAGCCGTCACAGAAGTCTGCGGATTGA
- a CDS encoding ABC transporter substrate-binding protein has translation MLKGSTIAAGAAVAAPSVFVKGAWAQEFRNNPGNAASVKLGFNVPQTGAYADEGADELRAFQLAVKHLNGEGDGGMINTFKPSSLKGNGILGKKVEYVTGDTQTKSDAARASAKRMIEKDGVIMFSGGSSSGVAVAVQSLAQEMGVVFMAGLTHSNDTTGKDKKRYGFRHFFNAYMSGAALGPVLEKEMGKERRAYHLTADYTWGWTQEESIKNTTEALGWETVAAVKTPLGAGDFSQYITPVLNSGADVLILNHYGKDMINSLTQAVQFGLRDKQVNGKNFEIIVPLYSRLMAQGAGANVKGILGTTNWHWSLKDEGSQAFVKSFGQEYGFPPSQAAHTCYCQTLLYANACETAGTFYPPEVIKSLEGFNFDGLGNGPTLYRAEDHQCFKKVLVVRGNAAPTSQFDLLEVVQEVPTEQVTYDWKIFGGELGPYKV, from the coding sequence ATGCTTAAAGGTTCGACGATTGCCGCGGGCGCAGCCGTTGCCGCCCCGTCCGTCTTTGTTAAGGGTGCCTGGGCGCAGGAATTCCGGAACAATCCGGGTAACGCCGCATCTGTAAAACTCGGCTTCAACGTACCGCAGACCGGCGCCTATGCCGATGAAGGTGCCGACGAACTCCGGGCGTTCCAGCTGGCCGTCAAGCACCTGAACGGTGAAGGTGACGGCGGCATGATAAACACCTTCAAGCCATCCTCGCTCAAGGGCAACGGTATCCTTGGCAAAAAGGTCGAGTACGTCACGGGCGACACACAGACCAAGTCTGACGCCGCCCGCGCATCCGCCAAGCGGATGATCGAGAAAGACGGTGTGATCATGTTCTCCGGCGGCTCGTCCTCCGGCGTTGCGGTTGCCGTCCAGTCACTCGCTCAGGAAATGGGCGTTGTCTTTATGGCTGGCCTGACACACTCCAACGACACCACAGGCAAGGACAAGAAGCGTTATGGCTTCCGCCATTTCTTCAATGCCTACATGTCGGGTGCTGCTCTCGGCCCGGTGCTGGAAAAGGAAATGGGCAAGGAACGCCGCGCCTATCACCTGACAGCCGATTACACCTGGGGCTGGACCCAGGAAGAGTCGATCAAGAACACCACCGAAGCCCTTGGCTGGGAAACGGTAGCTGCGGTCAAAACCCCGCTGGGTGCCGGTGACTTCTCGCAGTACATCACGCCGGTTCTCAACTCCGGTGCCGACGTGCTGATCCTGAACCATTACGGCAAGGATATGATCAACTCGCTCACCCAGGCCGTGCAGTTCGGTCTTCGTGACAAGCAGGTCAACGGGAAGAACTTTGAAATCATCGTTCCGCTTTACTCGCGCCTCATGGCGCAGGGCGCCGGCGCCAACGTCAAGGGCATCCTTGGCACCACCAACTGGCACTGGTCACTGAAGGACGAAGGTTCTCAGGCATTCGTAAAATCGTTCGGTCAGGAATACGGCTTCCCGCCGTCACAGGCCGCACATACCTGCTATTGCCAGACACTGCTCTATGCCAATGCCTGCGAAACGGCCGGCACCTTCTATCCGCCGGAAGTCATCAAGTCGCTCGAAGGTTTCAACTTCGACGGCCTGGGCAATGGCCCGACCCTGTACCGCGCCGAAGATCACCAGTGCTTCAAGAAGGTTCTGGTGGTGCGCGGTAATGCGGCGCCGACCAGCCAGTTCGACCTTCTCGAGGTCGTGCAGGAAGTACCGACCGAACAGGTCACGTACGACTGGAAGATTTTTGGCGGTGAATTGGGCCCGTATAAGGTCTGA
- a CDS encoding branched-chain amino acid ABC transporter permease: MDAIILQILNGLDKGGAYALIALGLTLVFGTLGVVNFAHGALFMLGAFCAVTLEKVLTISKRVKDESVTFFDAYKEQPYLEIWFGDIGTTIINYSVPLSILVAIPVMLLIGLAMERGLIKHFYKRPHAEQILVTFGLAIVLQEIVKAFYGANPIPQPAPDPVSGSAAIGALFGLSDAVVYPWWRLIYLAFSLSIIGSVFAFLRYTTYGMVVRAGMHDREMVSLMGINIERRFTIVFGLAAVVAGVAGAMYTPILPPDYHLGMDFLVLSFVVVVVGGMGSLEGAVLAGFMLGILQSFASMTEVKAIFPGIDQIIIYLVAVIVLLLRPRGLLGRKGMMES, encoded by the coding sequence ATGGATGCGATTATACTTCAGATTCTGAACGGCCTGGACAAGGGGGGTGCCTATGCGCTCATTGCCCTTGGCCTGACTCTGGTCTTCGGAACACTCGGCGTGGTCAACTTTGCCCACGGCGCCCTGTTCATGCTCGGCGCTTTCTGCGCCGTGACACTTGAAAAAGTGCTGACGATTTCGAAACGCGTCAAAGATGAAAGCGTCACTTTCTTCGACGCTTACAAGGAACAGCCTTACCTGGAGATCTGGTTCGGCGACATCGGCACCACGATCATCAATTACTCCGTGCCCCTGTCCATTCTGGTCGCGATACCCGTGATGCTGCTGATCGGCCTCGCCATGGAACGCGGCCTGATCAAGCATTTCTACAAACGCCCTCATGCAGAACAGATTCTGGTCACTTTCGGTCTGGCCATCGTTCTGCAGGAAATTGTCAAAGCCTTCTATGGCGCCAATCCGATTCCCCAGCCTGCGCCTGATCCGGTTTCCGGATCTGCCGCAATTGGTGCGCTGTTCGGTCTCAGTGATGCCGTGGTTTATCCTTGGTGGCGGCTGATCTATCTGGCCTTCTCGCTGTCGATCATCGGCTCTGTCTTCGCCTTCCTGCGATATACAACTTACGGCATGGTTGTCCGTGCCGGGATGCATGACCGTGAGATGGTCTCCCTCATGGGGATCAATATTGAACGCCGCTTTACGATTGTCTTCGGACTGGCCGCAGTGGTCGCCGGGGTTGCCGGTGCCATGTACACGCCCATCCTGCCACCTGATTATCATCTCGGGATGGACTTTCTGGTGCTCAGCTTTGTTGTCGTCGTGGTTGGTGGCATGGGCTCCCTTGAAGGAGCTGTGCTGGCCGGTTTCATGCTCGGCATTCTGCAAAGCTTCGCCTCGATGACCGAGGTGAAGGCAATCTTCCCCGGCATCGACCAGATCATCATTTATCTTGTAGCGGTCATTGTGCTGTTGCTTCGTCCTCGTGGCCTGCTCGGCCGTAAAGGCATGATGGAGAGCTGA
- a CDS encoding branched-chain amino acid ABC transporter permease produces MGKSIPTPKGDMILMAVFIIAVLTAQFWLAPFGAAYPDLLQKFAIYGILAIGFNILFGLTGYLSFGHAAFLGAGSYAAVWSFKLLTMNVIPAVIFGTLIGGVFALAIGFVCLRRSGIYFSILTLAFAQMSYNLAYSVLTPITNGETGLQLTLNDARIWDPVAAEGSGIPATNVFGIETSGYPGYYFCAVMLIICFYIALRIFRSPFGLKLQAIKSNQTRMAYTGFSTRPYTLAAFVISGMYAGLAGSLLAVTDPLAGAERMQWTASGEIVLMTILGGTGTLLGPILGAGIIKYFENIFSAINEQVLLNFFNFLPDGLAEVLATVVGLFVGEGWHLTLGLLFMVIVIFLPGGLMEGFRRISGMFRQRQQTGSTEQSASSATQTSK; encoded by the coding sequence ATGGGCAAAAGCATCCCCACGCCGAAAGGCGACATGATCCTGATGGCGGTCTTCATTATCGCCGTCCTGACCGCCCAGTTCTGGCTTGCACCCTTTGGGGCAGCCTATCCCGACCTGCTGCAGAAGTTCGCGATCTACGGCATTCTTGCCATTGGTTTCAACATTCTGTTTGGTCTCACCGGCTATCTGTCCTTTGGGCATGCAGCTTTCCTCGGTGCCGGTTCCTACGCCGCCGTCTGGTCCTTCAAGCTGCTGACCATGAATGTCATTCCGGCAGTGATCTTCGGCACCCTGATCGGCGGTGTCTTCGCCCTGGCAATCGGGTTTGTCTGTCTGCGACGCTCCGGCATCTATTTCTCGATCCTGACACTCGCTTTCGCACAGATGTCCTACAATCTCGCCTATTCGGTTCTCACACCGATCACCAATGGCGAGACCGGCCTGCAGCTTACGCTCAATGATGCCCGCATCTGGGACCCGGTCGCAGCAGAAGGCAGCGGCATTCCGGCAACCAACGTCTTCGGTATCGAGACCAGTGGCTATCCCGGATATTATTTCTGTGCCGTCATGCTGATCATCTGCTTCTACATTGCGCTGCGGATTTTCCGCTCACCCTTCGGTCTGAAACTGCAGGCGATCAAGTCAAACCAGACACGAATGGCCTATACCGGGTTCTCTACCCGTCCCTACACGCTTGCCGCCTTCGTCATCTCCGGCATGTATGCGGGGCTGGCAGGCTCACTGCTGGCGGTCACCGATCCGCTGGCCGGTGCCGAACGGATGCAGTGGACAGCCTCCGGTGAAATCGTGCTGATGACCATCCTCGGCGGGACAGGAACCCTGCTTGGGCCGATTCTTGGTGCCGGTATCATCAAATATTTCGAGAACATCTTCTCGGCCATCAACGAGCAGGTGTTGCTGAATTTCTTCAACTTCCTGCCTGACGGCCTGGCTGAAGTTCTGGCAACCGTCGTCGGTCTGTTCGTCGGCGAGGGCTGGCATCTGACACTGGGCCTGCTGTTCATGGTCATCGTGATCTTCCTGCCCGGCGGCCTGATGGAAGGTTTCCGTCGGATTTCAGGAATGTTCAGGCAACGACAGCAAACGGGAAGCACCGAACAATCTGCTTCTTCCGCAACCCAGACTTCGAAGTAG
- a CDS encoding ATP-binding cassette domain-containing protein: MVNYVLDVENVEKRFGGLAALSNINLKIEEGITHAIIGPNGAGKSTLLNVCVGRIEPDSGHVLFDGKDLVGRQPHEINQIGVARVFQTPEIFEELSLLENVMVPALAKRDGAFRFNPFTSMRKEAGIRDEAESILEELGLIEKKDTNSGSLSRGDKRRLELAMCLVQHPRLLLLDEPTAGMSRHDTNSTIDLLMRIKQRGMTKVIIEHDMHVVFSLADRISVLAQGQIIVEDKPENIRGNAKVQEAYLGGAH, translated from the coding sequence ATGGTGAATTATGTTCTCGACGTTGAGAATGTCGAAAAGCGCTTCGGCGGACTGGCCGCGCTCAGCAACATCAACCTGAAGATCGAGGAAGGTATAACCCATGCCATCATCGGTCCGAACGGGGCCGGCAAGTCGACGCTGCTGAATGTCTGTGTCGGGCGGATCGAGCCGGACAGCGGGCATGTGCTGTTCGACGGCAAGGATCTCGTTGGCCGTCAGCCACATGAAATCAACCAGATCGGTGTTGCCCGTGTCTTCCAGACACCGGAAATATTCGAAGAACTGTCGCTGCTGGAAAATGTCATGGTCCCGGCACTGGCAAAACGCGACGGCGCCTTCCGGTTCAACCCCTTCACCTCGATGCGCAAGGAAGCCGGTATTCGGGACGAGGCCGAAAGCATCCTTGAAGAGCTCGGCCTGATCGAGAAGAAGGATACCAATTCCGGATCGCTGTCCCGGGGCGACAAGCGGCGGCTGGAACTGGCGATGTGTCTGGTTCAGCATCCGCGCCTGCTGCTGCTGGATGAGCCAACCGCAGGCATGTCCCGGCATGATACCAACAGCACGATTGATCTGCTGATGCGGATCAAGCAACGCGGCATGACCAAGGTTATCATTGAACATGACATGCATGTGGTCTTCTCGCTGGCCGACCGGATTTCAGTGCTGGCACAGGGTCAGATCATCGTTGAGGACAAGCCGGAGAACATCCGCGGCAATGCCAAGGTTCAGGAAGCCTATCTCGGGGGGGCGCATTAA
- a CDS encoding ATP-binding cassette domain-containing protein, whose translation MSDIITTANPNVQPVNTDAYFYVKDLHAYYGESYIVQGVSFDVNEGEILALLGRNGAGKTSTLRAIARAYAPEVRSGEIVLNGEAIHKLPGHEAARRGINLVPEDRRIIPGMTVQESLELAQIAPPVGWPIERIYEHFPRLAERRGQEAVTMSGGEQQMLAVARALARDLKLLLLDEPYEGLAPVIVQEIERILHDVRKLGITTIIVEQNAIAALNLSDRAIILDMGEVVFQSTAKEVLENEDIRHEYLAV comes from the coding sequence ATGTCTGACATCATCACAACCGCCAACCCGAACGTGCAGCCCGTCAACACCGACGCCTATTTCTACGTCAAGGACCTGCACGCCTATTACGGTGAAAGCTATATCGTTCAGGGCGTCAGCTTCGACGTTAATGAAGGCGAGATTCTCGCTCTGCTGGGCCGTAACGGTGCTGGAAAGACCTCCACACTGCGCGCCATCGCCCGGGCTTATGCTCCGGAGGTACGCAGTGGCGAAATTGTCCTGAACGGCGAAGCCATCCATAAATTACCCGGCCATGAAGCCGCCCGGCGCGGTATCAACCTGGTGCCGGAAGACCGCCGGATCATCCCCGGCATGACGGTTCAGGAAAGCCTTGAACTGGCTCAGATCGCCCCGCCCGTCGGCTGGCCTATCGAACGCATCTATGAACATTTTCCCCGTCTCGCAGAACGCCGCGGCCAGGAAGCTGTCACCATGTCCGGCGGGGAACAGCAGATGCTGGCTGTCGCCCGCGCGCTGGCACGGGACCTCAAGCTGCTGCTGCTGGATGAGCCCTACGAAGGTCTCGCCCCGGTTATCGTTCAGGAAATCGAACGCATTCTGCATGATGTCCGCAAGCTCGGCATCACCACCATCATCGTCGAGCAGAATGCCATTGCAGCCCTGAACCTCTCGGACCGGGCCATCATTCTGGACATGGGGGAAGTCGTCTTCCAGAGCACCGCAAAGGAAGTCCTCGAAAACGAAGATATCCGTCACGAATATCTCGCGGTCTGA
- the lepA gene encoding elongation factor 4 encodes MTKLSHIRNFAIIAHIDHGKSTLADRLIQSCGGLTQREMQEQVLDNMEIERERGITIKAQSVRLDYKANDGETYQLNLIDTPGHVDFAYEVSRSLAACEGSLLIVDATQGVEAQTLANVYQAIDNNHEIVPVLNKIDLPAAEPERVKEQIEDVIGIDASDAVMTSAKTGLGIEDVLEAIVTRLPAPEGDVTAPLKALLVDSWYDPYLGVIILVRVMEGEVRKGMKIKLMSTEAVHPVEQVGVFRPKKEMSQSLKAGEVGFITAGMKQVADCQVGDTITEEKRPTDKALAGFKPSISVVFCGLFPVDADDYEDLKDALGKLRLNDASFEYEVESSAALGFGFRCGFLGLLHLEIIQERLEREFDLDLITTAPSVVYRLHMNGGEVIEMHNPADMPDVTKIDFIEEPWIKATILTPDEYLGGILGLCTERRGEQMELTYAGNRAMAVYRLPLNEVVFDFYDRLKSITRGYASFDYQLDKYMESDLVKVSILVNAEPVDALSFLTHRGQAESRGRQICERLKDLIPRQLFKIAIQAAIGGKVIARETVAAMRKDVTAKCYGGDITRKKKLLEKQKKGKKKMRQFGKVEIPQSAFLAALRMGDS; translated from the coding sequence ATGACAAAGCTCTCGCACATCAGAAATTTCGCGATCATCGCCCATATCGATCATGGCAAGTCGACGCTGGCCGACCGGCTCATCCAGTCCTGCGGTGGCCTGACCCAGCGCGAGATGCAGGAGCAGGTGCTCGACAACATGGAAATCGAGCGTGAGCGCGGTATTACCATCAAGGCACAAAGTGTCCGGCTCGACTATAAAGCCAATGATGGCGAAACCTATCAGCTGAACCTGATCGACACGCCGGGCCATGTCGACTTTGCCTATGAAGTTTCCCGCTCGCTGGCGGCCTGTGAGGGCTCGCTGCTGATCGTTGATGCGACACAGGGTGTCGAGGCGCAGACACTGGCCAACGTCTATCAGGCCATCGACAACAATCACGAGATCGTTCCGGTCCTCAACAAGATCGATTTGCCGGCGGCAGAGCCGGAACGGGTCAAGGAACAGATCGAGGATGTTATCGGGATTGATGCCTCCGATGCGGTGATGACCTCTGCCAAGACCGGACTTGGCATCGAGGACGTACTGGAAGCCATCGTGACCCGCCTGCCTGCACCGGAAGGTGATGTCACGGCACCGCTGAAGGCATTGCTGGTCGACAGCTGGTACGACCCCTATCTGGGTGTCATCATTCTTGTCCGTGTGATGGAAGGCGAAGTCCGCAAGGGCATGAAGATCAAGCTGATGTCGACGGAGGCGGTGCATCCGGTCGAACAGGTCGGGGTTTTCCGGCCGAAAAAGGAAATGTCACAAAGCCTGAAGGCCGGTGAAGTCGGGTTCATTACTGCCGGTATGAAGCAGGTTGCGGATTGTCAGGTCGGTGACACGATCACCGAGGAGAAACGTCCGACAGACAAGGCGCTGGCAGGCTTCAAACCGTCCATCTCGGTTGTCTTCTGCGGTCTGTTCCCGGTTGATGCTGATGATTATGAAGACCTGAAGGATGCGCTGGGCAAGCTGCGCCTCAATGATGCCAGTTTCGAGTATGAGGTTGAATCCTCGGCTGCTCTCGGTTTCGGCTTTCGCTGTGGCTTCCTTGGTCTGCTGCATCTGGAAATCATTCAGGAGCGGCTGGAACGCGAATTCGATCTCGACCTCATCACGACAGCCCCCAGCGTGGTCTATCGCCTGCATATGAACGGGGGTGAGGTGATCGAGATGCACAACCCGGCGGATATGCCGGATGTGACGAAGATCGACTTCATTGAAGAACCCTGGATCAAGGCGACGATTCTGACACCGGATGAATATCTCGGCGGTATTCTGGGGCTCTGCACCGAGCGGCGCGGCGAACAGATGGAACTGACCTATGCCGGTAACCGGGCGATGGCGGTCTATCGCCTGCCGCTGAACGAAGTGGTCTTCGATTTCTATGACCGGCTGAAATCCATTACCCGTGGCTATGCCAGCTTTGATTACCAGCTCGACAAATATATGGAGTCGGATCTGGTAAAGGTCTCGATCCTTGTAAATGCTGAACCGGTCGATGCGCTTTCCTTCCTGACCCACCGGGGTCAGGCCGAATCACGGGGTCGTCAGATCTGTGAGCGGCTGAAAGACCTGATTCCCCGGCAGCTGTTCAAGATTGCCATTCAGGCGGCGATTGGTGGCAAGGTGATTGCCCGCGAGACGGTGGCTGCCATGCGCAAGGACGTGACCGCGAAATGCTATGGCGGTGACATCACGCGTAAGAAGAAGCTGCTGGAAAAGCAGAAGAAGGGGAAAAAGAAGATGCGTCAGTTCGGCAAGGTCGAAATCCCCCAGAGCGCCTTCCTCGCGGCGCTCCGCATGGGTGACAGCTAG
- a CDS encoding ribonuclease HII — protein MPDFTFERAAGHPVAGIDEAGRGPWAGPVVAAAVILGETDLPADMLALLDDSKKLTAKRRDLLFDRITGAALVGIGMADVTEIDELNILNATYLAMQRAAGNLPIAPASVLVDGNRLPELHCPAQAIVKGDSKCFSIAAASVIAKVFRDRLMSELAETYPGYGWERNAGYGTAQHQAALIEHGITPHHRKSFKPIAAIIT, from the coding sequence ATGCCAGATTTCACTTTTGAGCGCGCCGCCGGGCATCCTGTTGCCGGCATTGATGAAGCCGGTCGCGGCCCCTGGGCCGGGCCGGTGGTTGCCGCTGCCGTCATTCTTGGCGAAACAGATTTACCTGCTGACATGCTGGCGCTGCTGGACGATTCAAAAAAACTGACAGCGAAACGACGGGATTTGCTGTTCGACCGGATCACGGGGGCTGCACTGGTGGGAATCGGCATGGCAGATGTCACCGAGATCGACGAACTGAACATCCTCAACGCCACCTATCTCGCCATGCAACGGGCCGCCGGCAATCTCCCGATTGCTCCGGCCTCTGTGCTGGTCGACGGCAACCGCCTCCCCGAACTGCACTGCCCGGCACAGGCCATTGTAAAGGGTGACAGCAAATGCTTCTCCATCGCCGCCGCCTCAGTGATCGCCAAGGTGTTCCGTGACCGGCTGATGAGCGAACTTGCCGAAACCTATCCCGGTTATGGCTGGGAACGGAATGCCGGTTACGGAACGGCTCAGCATCAGGCTGCTCTAATAGAGCATGGTATTACTCCGCATCACCGGAAGAGTTTTAAGCCGATTGCTGCGATTATTACATAA
- a CDS encoding site-specific DNA-methyltransferase: MRKNEPKLPLNQVLAGDCIEMMNALPEKSVDLIFADPPYNLQLGGELLRPNNSRVDGVEDAWDQFDSLKVYDDFTTAWLSAAKRILKDDGSLWVIGSYHNIFRVGATLQDLGYWILNDVIWRKTNPMPNFRGRRFTNAHETMIWCSKGQDAKYRFNYDAMKALNEDLQMRSDWLLPICSGGERLKKEGKKAHATQKPESLLYRILLACSEPGDVVLDPFFGSGTTGAVAKKLGRNYIGLEREQEYVTLATERLKTIKRTGDISLLSTPSKRNEPRVPFGTLVERGLLKPGDVLTDGREHVSARVRADGTIISSDHRGSIHKVGAAVQGAPACNGWTYWHFQSGSKRVPIDILRQKVRAELH, translated from the coding sequence ATGAGAAAGAACGAACCAAAATTACCCTTGAATCAAGTGCTTGCCGGTGACTGCATCGAAATGATGAATGCACTGCCGGAAAAGTCCGTTGATCTTATATTTGCTGATCCTCCGTATAATTTGCAGTTGGGTGGCGAACTCTTGCGCCCGAATAACAGCAGGGTGGACGGGGTTGAGGATGCCTGGGACCAGTTCGACAGCCTGAAAGTCTATGACGACTTCACAACGGCCTGGTTATCTGCGGCAAAACGCATCCTGAAAGATGACGGATCACTGTGGGTTATCGGTTCCTATCACAATATTTTCCGGGTTGGCGCAACGCTGCAGGATCTTGGCTACTGGATCCTCAATGACGTGATCTGGCGCAAGACCAACCCGATGCCGAATTTCCGTGGCCGTCGCTTTACCAATGCGCATGAGACGATGATCTGGTGCTCAAAGGGTCAGGACGCGAAATACCGCTTCAATTACGACGCCATGAAGGCGCTGAACGAAGACCTTCAGATGCGTTCCGACTGGCTGCTGCCGATTTGCAGCGGCGGCGAGCGCCTGAAGAAAGAGGGCAAGAAAGCCCACGCCACACAGAAACCCGAATCATTGCTGTACCGCATCCTGCTGGCCTGTTCAGAGCCCGGCGATGTGGTGCTCGACCCCTTTTTCGGCAGCGGGACAACCGGTGCCGTCGCGAAAAAACTCGGCCGCAACTATATCGGCCTCGAACGGGAGCAGGAATACGTGACCCTCGCCACAGAACGACTGAAGACCATCAAACGCACCGGCGACATCTCGCTGCTCTCCACGCCGTCCAAGCGCAACGAACCCCGTGTCCCCTTCGGTACACTGGTTGAACGTGGCCTGCTGAAGCCCGGCGATGTACTGACCGACGGTCGTGAACATGTCAGCGCCCGTGTTCGCGCCGACGGCACCATCATTTCATCCGATCATCGTGGTTCGATTCACAAGGTCGGGGCTGCCGTTCAGGGCGCACCCGCCTGTAACGGCTGGACCTACTGGCATTTCCAGTCCGGCTCCAAACGCGTGCCGATTGATATCCTCCGCCAGAAGGTGCGGGCCGAACTGCACTGA